The Sebastes umbrosus isolate fSebUmb1 chromosome 19, fSebUmb1.pri, whole genome shotgun sequence genome has a segment encoding these proteins:
- the LOC119478028 gene encoding very long-chain acyl-CoA synthetase — MIAVVLSSVLAGLLALLLYQRISYPFFWLDLSYYWRLQSYRKTLQARMQRGVITYLDCFLHQARKSPNKLFIIYENQRLTYRDVDRRSNRMANAFRADGSLKQGDIVALLMLNEPDFICVWLALCKLGCEVAFLNVNIKAKSLLHCFHSCGARTLLVGKDLVRLVEEVLPDLKKDNMAVWVVDHTSPSEDFSSLLDKVEHMSGETLSDLPKVDIMSNFLFIFTSGTTGLSKAARVGHLKAIMSMAFFQMSGATSDDIIYITLPLYHMSASLLGIGGCIHLGATCVLKKKFSASQFWKDCVKHNVTVVQYIGELCRYLFNHPTVPEERTHSVRLAAGSGLRSDVWRDFVKRFGKIKIREGYGLTEASIGFLNYTDEVGPIGRASYFNKLSMPFELLRYDPQTYEPVRTDSGRCMRAQIGEAGILVAPLTAMNQFLGYAGNQVQSEKKLLKGVFAAGDVYFNTGDLLLHDHRDFLYFRDRIGDTFRWKGENVSTTEVSEVLGLLDFIQEANIYGVTIPGHEGRAGMAAVVLKQDHKLNGTKLYNHLVETLPAYAWPWFLRIQSSLDVTETFKQQKVKLVQEGFNPDVTQDPLYFLDVSQKDYIHLTVCVYHDIVSGNMKL; from the exons ATGATAGCTGTGGTGTTAAGCAGTGTTTTAGCAGGACTCCTGGCTCTTCTCCTCTACCAGAGGATCTCTTATCCTTTCTTCTGGCTGGATCTGAGTTACTACTGGAGGCTCCAGAGCTACAGGAAGACTCTGCAGGCTCGTATGCAGCGAGGAGTCATCACATACCTCGACTGTTTCCTCCACCAGGCGAGGAAGAGCCCCAACAAACTCTTCATCATCTACGAGAACCAGAGGCTGACCTACCGGGATGTGGACCGGAGAAGTAACCGGATGGCCAACGCGTTCAGAGCGGACGGTTCTCTGAAACAAGGAGACATTGTCGCCCTGTTGATGCTCAACGAGCCGGACTTCATCTGTGTGTGGTTGGCTCTGTGCAAACTGGGCTGCGAGGTCGCTTTTCTCAACGTCAACATTAAAGCCAAATCTCTGCTGCACTGCTTCCACAGCTGTGGAGCCAGGACGCTGCTTGTAGGCAAAG ATTTGGTGCGTTTGGTGGAGGAGGTGTTGCCGGATCTGAAGAAGGACAACATGGCGGTGTGGGTGGTGGATCACACCTCACCCTCTGAGGATTTTAGCAGTTTACTAGATAAAGTGGAACACATGTCCGGAGAAACCTTAAGTGACCTTCCTAAAGTCGACATCATGTCGAACTTTCTCTTCATTTTTACTTCGGGAACTACAG GTCTCTCCAAGGCAGCCCGTGTCGGTCACCTGAAAGCCATCATGAGTATGGCGTTCTTTCAAATGTCTGGCGCCAcatctgatgacatcatctacATCACTCTTCCTCTTTACCACATGTCTGCCTCCCTGTTAGGGATCGGAGGATGCATACACCTCG GTGCAACGTGCGTGTTAAAAAAGAAGTTTTCTGCCAGTCAGTTCTGGAAGGACTGTGTGAAACACAATGTGACGGTGGTGCAGTACATAGGAGAGCTCTGTCGATACCTGTTCAACCATCCCACG GTTCCGGAGGAGAGAACTCACAGTGTCCGGCTGGCGGCAGGAAGTGGTCTCAGATCAGATGTTTGGAGGGATTTCGTCAAACGCTTCGGTAAGATCAAGATCAGAGAGGGTTACGGCTTGACTGAGGCCAGCATCGGCTTTCTCAACTACACCGATGAAGTCGGACCAATTGGGAGGGCGAGCTATTTCAACAAG CTTTCTATGCCCTTTGAGCTCCTGAGATACGATCCACAAACATACGAGCCGGTCCGCACAGACTCTGGAAGATGCATGCGAGCACAAATAG GAGAGGCGGGGATCCTGGTGGCTCCTCTGACCGCTATGAACCAGTTCTTGGGCTACGCTGGGAACCAGGTCCAGTCTGAGAAGAAGCTGCTCAAGGGCGTGTTTGCAGCTGGGGATGTCTACTTCAACACTGGAGACCTCCTGCTCCACGATCACAGGGACTTTCTTTACTTCCGTGACCGAATCGGAGACACCTTCAG ATGGAAAGGAGAGAACGTGTCCACCACCGAGGTGTCAGAGGTTTTAGGTCTTCTTGATTTTATCCAGGAGGCCAACATCTACGGAGTCACCATACCAG GACATGAAGGTCGGGCAGGAATGGCTGCTGTCGTCTTAAAACAGGATCACAAATTAAATGGAACAAAACTCTACAACCATTTAGTAGAAACGCTCCCTGCGTACGCCTGGCCGTGGTTTCTCAGAATACAG AGCTCTCTGGATGTGACGGAGACCTTCAAGCAGCAGAAGGTGAAGCTGGTCCAGGAGGGTTTTAATCCGGACGTCACTCAGGATCCTCTGTATTTCTTAGACGTCTCTCAGAAGGACTATATTCACTTGACTGTATGTGTTTATCACGACATTGTGTCTGGAAACATGAAATTATAA